A genomic stretch from Hoplias malabaricus isolate fHopMal1 chromosome 4, fHopMal1.hap1, whole genome shotgun sequence includes:
- the LOC136695618 gene encoding protocadherin gamma-A11-like isoform X12 — protein sequence MTSLCSLNAGRRGSSSRIWTSLTQMKLLVLFSFVVSVAHGQVRYSIPEEMKKGSVVGNIVQDLGLDVKRLKSGRARIFTEDSREYIALNVEKGTLVVRERIDREELCAQVTPCSLHFQIILENPMELHRIDVEILDINDHAPVFTRKEIHFEISESALSGARFALDNAYDPDVGLNALQRYSLVPTDHFKLKELSRSDGTKYVEMVLQTPLDREEHEERKLTLTAFDGGSPQKSGTVQITVIVIDANDNPPVFSQPVYRVSLAENTPRSSVVLTVSATDRDKGANAEVTYSFSQSTALKALDLFSIDSNTGEIKITGSLDYETFKQYELNVEARDKQGLTDTSKVLVEISDVNDNAPVISVISFSNPIPEDSAPETVIAMLNVKDLDSGKNGQVKCSIHPSLPFKIQPSTSNFYSLVTDRLLDRESTPEYNITITATDEGSPPFSTNKTLHLKIADVNDNAPVFQRQSYTAYVLENNSPGASIFAVTASDKDSGNNARISYFLEDALVNGVPASAYISVHAESGEILAVRSFDYEQSKEFDFRVRAQDGGSPPLSSNVSVKIVVQDQNDNAPQVLYPVQTAGSVLAEMVPRSADVGYLVTKVVAVDVDSGQNAWLSYKLQKATDRALFEVGAQNGEIRTVRQVSDKDAVKQKLTVVVEDNGQPSRSATVNINVAVADTFPEVLSEFPDPAHDKDYNDDLTFYLVLALAVVSFLFIVSIIAILSVKCYRWRRGRMFYKSGANLPVIPYYPPLYADVGGTGTLQHVYNYEVCRTTDSRKSDLKYARPSTDSIISLDSTGTHTLTHAQREKLSSVDSDHQQKPPNTDWRFTQNQRPGPSGSE from the coding sequence ATGACTTCTCTTTGTTCTTTAAACGCCGGACGGAGAGGCTCCTCTTCCCGGATCTGGACGTCGCTGACGCAGATGAAGCTCCTCGTTCTCTTCTCCTTTGTTGTGTCCGTTGCGCACGGGCAGGTCCGTTATTCTATTCCTGAGGAGATGAAGAAGGGCTCTGTTGTGGGGAATATCGTTCAGGATCTCGGCTTGGATGTTAAAAGACTGAAATCTGGTCGAGCGCGGATCTTTACGGAGGACAGTCGTGAGTACATCGCTCTAAATGTGGAGAAAGGGACTCTGGtagtgagagagaggatagaCAGAGAGGAGCTGTGCGCACAGGTCACTCCATGCTCCCTACATTTCCAGATCATTCTAGAAAACCCAATGGAGCTGCACAGGATTGATGTAGAGATATTAGACATTAATGACCATGCCCCTGTTTTTACAAGAAAAGAGATTCATTTTGAAATCAGTGAATCGGCTCTATCCGGAGCTCGGTTTGCTTTAGATAATGCGTATGATCCGGATGTGGGTTTAAACGCGTTGCAGAGATACAGCCTTGTACCAACggatcattttaaattaaaagaattATCTCGCAGTGATGGAACGAAATACGTGGAGATGGTTTTACAAACGCCTTTAGACAGAGAGGAACATGAAGAGCGTAAATTAACCCTCACAGCGTTTGATGGAGGCTCTCCTCAGAAATCTGGAACAGTTCAAATCACCGTCATTGTTATTGATGCTAATGATAAtcctccagtgttcagtcaGCCTGTTTACCGAGTGTCTTTAGCAGAAAACACTCCGCGGAGCAGCGTAGTGCTGACAGTTAGTGCCACAGACAGAGATAAAGGAGCCAATGCTGAAGTGACGTATTCATTTTCACAGAGCACAGCACTAAAAGCTCTGGATTTGTTCAGTATTGATTCTAACACTGGGGAAATTAAAATAACTGGCTCGTTAGATTATGAAACATTTAAACAATACGAACTGAACGTCGAAGCTAGAGATAAACAGGGACTAACTGACACCAGTAAAGTGCTGGTGGAGATCAGTGACGTTAACGATAACGCTCCTGTTATCAGTGTGATCTCCTTCTCCAATCCCATCCCAGAGGACTCCGCCCCGGAGACTGTGATAGCGATGCTTAATGTTAAAGACTTAGACTCAGGTAAAAACGGACAGGTGAAATGTTCCATTCATCCAAGTTTACCATTTAAAATACAGCCATCGACCTCCAATTTCTACAGCTTAGTTACTGACCGACTACTGGACCGTGAAAGCACACCTGAATATAACATCACAATCACAGCTACTGATGAGGGCTCTCCTCCGTTCTCCACTAATAAAACACTGCATCTGAAAATAGCTGACGTCAACGACAACGCCCCTGTGTTCCAGCGTCAGTCCTACACCGCTTATGTGCTGGAGAATAACAGTCCTGGAGCGTCTATATTCGCAGTGACAGCGAGTGATAAAGACTCTGGGAACAACGCGCGGATTTCCTATTTTCTGGAGGACGCTCTGGTGAACGGAGTTCCGGCGTCCGCTTATATTTCAGTTCACGCGGAGAGCGGAGAGATCCTCGCTGTTCGTTCTTTTGATTACGAGCAGAGCAAAGAGTTTGATTTCCGCGTCAGAGCTCAGGACGGAGGGAGCCCCCCTCTCAGTAgcaatgtgagtgtgaagataGTGGTCCAGGACCAGAACGACAACGCCCCTCAGGTTCTGTACCCGGTCCAGACTGCTGGCTCTGTGCTGGCTGAGATGGTGCCTCGCTCAGCAGATGTGGGCTATCTGGTGACTAAAGTGGTGGCTGTTGATGTGGACTCTGGACAGAACGCCTGGCTCTCATATAAACTGCAGAAGGCCACAGACAGGGCGCTGTTTGAAGTGGGCGCACAGAATGGAGAAATAAGAACTGTCCGCCAAGTGAGCGATAAAGACGCTGTGAAACAGAAGCTCACTGTTGTAGTGGaggacaacgggcagccctctCGCTCAGCTACGGTCAATATTAACGTGGCGGTGGCCGACACTTTCCCTGAAGTGCTCTCGGAGTTCCCGGACCCTGCGCACGACAAGGACTACAACGACGACCTGACTTTCTATCTGGTCTTGGCCTTGGCCGTGGTGTCCTTCCTCTTCATCGTGTCCATCATAGCCATACTGTCCGTCAAATGCTACAGATGGAGACGGGGGCGGATGTTTTACAAATCCGGGGCCAATCTGCCGGTGATTCCATATTATCCCCCGCTTTACGCAGACGTAGGAGGCACAGGAACTTTACAGCATGTGTATAATTATGAGGTTTGTAGAACCACTGACTCCAGAAAGAGTGACCTGAAATACGCCAGACCTTCCACTGACAGCATCATTAGTCTGGACTCCACtgggacacacactctcacgcaTGCGCAGAGGGAGAAACTGAGCAGTGTTGATTCTGATCATCAG
- the LOC136694027 gene encoding protocadherin gamma-A11-like, translating into MSGRTMARTVLLFVCVLSLSPARGQVSYSIPEEMQKGALVGNIAQDLGLDLKRLRAGKARIYTGDSAEYIELNKERGVLLIRERIDREALCRQTTPCALHFQIILENPMEFYSVMIEVTDINDNPPLFSKSEMTFEISESALSGARFVLERAVDEDVGMNGLQSYTLKPTENFVLKLHSLSSGGKNVEMVLQKPLDRETQDHVTLLLTAVDGGSPQMSGTMQIQITVLDANDNAPVCSQSVYKSSVTENYPKGTILSTINAVDADEGTNGIISYTLSTTVGAENNVFAIDAKEGILKLTGDIDFEKIKSYEIDVLATDHGGHFDTCKIIIDVIDANDNSPSINVMSKSSEVSENAKIGTVIAIINVQDSDSQENGRVQCSVDENVPFVLQSTSNHFFSLVTASDLDRERESVYNISVVCADEGSPSLSSSVTLSLQISDVNDNAPVFERSSYEASIPENNAPGLSIFTVQARDADWKQNARVSYMLEDSSVNGVSVSSYVSVSADSGAVHAVRSFDYEQIKDFRFRVRAQDGGSPPLSSNVSVKIVVQDQNDNAPQVLYPVQTAGSVLAEMVPRSADVGYLVTKVVAVDVDSGQNAWLSYKLQKATDRALFEVGAQNGEIRTVRQVSDKDAVKQKLTVVVEDNGQPSRSATVNINVAVADTFPEVLSEFPDSAHDKDYNDDLTFYLVLALAVVSFLFIVSIIAILSVKCYRWRRERMFYKSGANLPVIPYYPPLYADVGGTGTLQHVYNYEVCRTTDSRKSDLKYARPSTDSIISLDSTGTHTLTHAQRGKLSIDSEVRLNS; encoded by the coding sequence ATGTCGGGGAGAACAATGGCGCGGACAgtcctgctgtttgtgtgtgtcctctctctGAGTCCAGCGCGCGGACAGGTCAGTTACTCCATTCCTGAGGAGATGCAGAAAGGAGCTTTAGTCGGGAACATAGCGCAGGATTTGGGCTTAGATTTAAAGAGACTGAGAGCGGGTAAAGCTCGTATTTATACCGGAGACAGCGCGGAGTACATCGAGCTGAATAAAGAGCGGGGAGTGCTGCTCATCAGAGAGAGAATAGACCGAGAAGCGCTGTGCAGACAGACAACGCCTTGTGCTCTGCATTTCCAGATCATTCTGGAGAACCCTATGGAGTTTTACAGTGTGATGATAGAGGTGACGGACATAAACGACAACCCCCCGCTCTTCAGTAAGAGTGAGATGACATTTGAAATCAGTGAATCTGCGCTCAGTGGGGCGAGGTTTGTTCTAGAGCGGGCTGTTGATGAAGATGTCGGTATGAACGGATTACAGAGCTATACTTTAAAACCCACGGAGAATTTTGTCCTTAAGCTGCACAGTCTCTCCAGTGGTGGCAAGAATGTTGAGATGGTGCTTCAGAAGCCTCTAGACCGAGAAACACAGGATCATGTTACGTTGTTGTTGACGGCTGTGGATGGAGGGAGTCCGCAGATGTCAGGCACGATGCAGATACAGATAACAGTGTTAGACGCAAATGACAATGCTCCAGTGTGCTCCCAGTCTGTGTATAAATCCAGCGTGACCGAAAACTATCCCAAAGGCACGATTCTGAGTACGATTAATGCAGTAGACGCTGATGAGGGCACAAATGGAATAATATCCTACACTCTCTCAACCACCGTGGGCGCTGAAAACAATGTGTTCGCCATTGACGCTAAAGAGGGTATTCTGAAATTAACTGGAGACATTGATtttgagaaaataaaatcatatgaGATTGATGTGCTCGCCACAGACCACGGTGGTCATTTCGATACGTGCAAAATAATAATTGACGTCATTGATGCAAATGATAACAGCCCCTCTATTAATGTAATGTCAAAATCTAGTGAAGTTTCTGAAAATGCAAAAATCGGAACTGTCATTGCTATAATAAATGTCCAGGACAGTGATTCCCAGGAGAATGGTAGAGTACAGTGTTCCGTGGATGAAAATGTTCCGTTTGTTCTACAATCCACGTCCAACCATTTCTTCAGTTTAGTCACAGCCAGTGATTTAGaccgagagagggagagtgtgtacAACATCAGTGTGGTCTGCGCTGATGAAGgctctccgtctctctccaGCAGCGTCACTCTCTCCTTACAGATCTCAGATGTAAATGATAACGCGCCTGTTTTTGAGAGGAGCTCATATGAGGCCTCCATTCCAGAAAATAACGCTCCGGGCCTCTCCATATTCACAGTCCAAGCCCGAGACGCAGACTGGAAGCAGAACGCGCGTGTCTCCTACATGCTGGAGGACTCGTCGGTGAACGGAGTGTCCGTTTCCTCTTACGTATCGGTCAGTGCAGATAGCGGCGCTGTCCACGCGGTGCGCTCCTTTGACTACGAGCAGATCAAGGACTTCCGGTTCCGCGTCAGAGCTCAGGACGGAGGGAGCCCCCCTCTCAGTAgcaatgtgagtgtgaagataGTGGTCCAGGACCAGAACGACAACGCCCCTCAGGTTCTGTACCCGGTCCAGACTGCTGGCTCTGTGCTGGCTGAGATGGTGCCTCGCTCAGCAGATGTGGGCTATCTGGTGACTAAAGTGGTGGCTGTTGATGTGGACTCTGGACAGAACGCCTGGCTCTCATATAAACTGCAGAAGGCCACAGACAGGGCGCTGTTTGAAGTGGGCGCACAGAATGGAGAAATAAGAACTGTCCGCCAAGTGAGCGATAAGGACGCTGTGAAACAGAAGCTCACTGTTGTAGTGGaggacaacgggcagccctctCGCTCAGCTACAGTCAATATTAACGTGGCGGTGGCCGACACTTTCCCTGAAGTGCTCTCGGAGTTCCCGGACTCTGCGCACGACAAGGACTACAACGACGACCTGACTTTCTATCTGGTCTTGGCCTTGGCCGTGGTGTCCTTCCTCTTCATCGTGTCCATCATAGCCATACTGTCCGTCAAATGCTACAGATGGAGACGGGAGCGGATGTTTTACAAATCCGGGGCCAATCTGCCGGTGATTCCATATTATCCCCCGCTTTACGCAGACGTAGGAGGCACAGGAACTTTACAGCATGTGTATAATTATGAGGTTTGTAGAACCACTGACTCCAGAAAGAGTGACCTGAAATACGCCAGACCTTCCACTGACAGCATCATTAGTCTGGACTCCACtgggacacacactctcacgcaTGCGCAGAGGGGGAAACTGAGCATTGATTCTGAGGTGAGACTTAATAGCTAA
- the LOC136695618 gene encoding protocadherin gamma-A11-like isoform X14 yields MTSLCSSNAGRRGSSSRIWTSLTQMKLLVLFFFVVSVAHGQVRYSIPEEMKKGSVVGNIVQDLGLDVKRLKSGRARIFTEDSREYIALNVEKGTLVVRERIDREELCAQVTPCSLHFQIILENPMELHRIDVEILDINDHAPVFNRKEITIDIGESALPGARFSLDNARDPDVGLNALQRYSLVPTDHFKLKELSRSDGTKYVEMVLQTPLDREEHEEHKLTLTAFDGGSPQKSGTVKITVIVIDANDNPPVFSQPVYRVSLAENTPRSSVVLTVSATDRDKGAYGDITYSFPQSTGVEATDLFIIDAVTGEITVNGLLDYEKSKLHELNVEARDIGGLTDTSKVLVEISDVNDNAPVISVISFSNPIPEDSAPETVIAMLNVKDLDSGKNGQVKCSIHPSLPFKIQPSTSNFYSLVTDRLLDRESTPEYNITITATDEGSPPFSTNKTLHLKIADVNDNAPVFQRQSYTAYVLENNSPGASIFAVTASDKDSGNNARISYFLEDALVNRVPASAYISVHAESGEILAVRSFDYEQSKEFDFRVRAQDGGSPPLSSNVSVKIVVQDQNDNAPQVLYPVQTAGSVLAEMVPRSADVGYLVTKVVAVDVDSGQNAWLSYKLQKATDRALFEVGAQNGEIRTVRQVSDKDAVKQKLTVVVEDNGQPSRSATVNINVAVADTFPEVLSEFPDPAHDKDYNDDLTFYLVLALAVVSFLFIVSIIAILSVKCYRWRRERMFYKSGANLPVIPYYPPLYADVGGTGTLQHVYNYEVCRTTDSRKSDLKYARPSTDSIISLDSTGTHTLTHAQRGKLSVDSEDQQKPPNTDWRFTQNQRPGPSGSE; encoded by the coding sequence ATGACTTCTCTTTGTTCTTCAAACGCCGGACGGAGAGGCTCCTCTTCCCGGATCTGGACGTCGCTGACGCAGATGAAGCTCCTCGTTCTCTTCTTCTTTGTTGTGTCCGTTGCGCACGGGCAGGTCCGTTATTCTATTCCTGAGGAGATGAAGAAGGGCTCTGTTGTGGGGAATATCGTTCAGGATCTCGGCTTGGATGTTAAAAGACTGAAATCTGGTCGAGCGCGGATCTTTACGGAGGACAGTCGTGAGTACATCGCTCTAAATGTGGAGAAAGGGACTCTGGtagtgagagagaggatagaCAGAGAGGAGCTGTGCGCACAGGTCACTCCATGCTCCCTACATTTCCAGATCATTCTAGAAAACCCAATGGAGCTGCACAGGATTGATGTAGAGATATTAGACATTAACGACCATGCCCCTGTTTTTAACAGAAAGGAAATCACAATCGACATTGGTGAGTCAGCTCTACCTGGAGCTCGATTTTCTTTAGATAATGCACGTGACCCAGACGTGGGTTTAAACGCGTTACAGAGATACAGCCTTGTACCAACggatcattttaaattaaaagaattATCTCGCAGTGATGGAACGAAATACGTGGAGATGGTTTTACAAACGCCTTTAGACAGAGAGGAACATGAAGAGCATAAATTAACCCTCACAGCGTTTGATGGAGGCTCTCCTCAGAAATCTGGAACAGTTAAAATCACCGTCATTGTTATTGATGCTAATGATAAtcctccagtgttcagtcaGCCTGTTTACCGAGTGTCTTTAGCAGAAAACACTCCGCGGAGCAGCGTAGTGCTGACAGTTAGTGCCACAGACAGAGATAAAGGAGCTTATGGAGATATTACATATTCGTTTCCACAAAGTACTGGAGTAGAGGCTACAGATTTGTTTATTATAGATGCTGTTACTGGTGAAATAACAGTGAATGGACTTTTGGATTATGAAAAATCCAAACTACATGAACTGAATGTGGAGGCTAGAGATATAGGAGGACTAACTGACACCAGTAAAGTGCTGGTGGAGATCAGTGATGTTAACGATAACGCTCCTGTTATCAGTGTGATCTCCTTCTCCAATCCCATCCCAGAGGACTCCGCCCCGGAGACTGTGATAGCGATGCTTAATGTTAAAGACTTAGACTCAGGTAAAAACGGACAGGTGAAATGTTCCATTCATCCAAGTTTACCATTTAAAATACAGCCATCGACCTCCAATTTCTACAGCTTAGTTACTGACCGACTACTGGACCGTGAAAGCACACCTGAATATAACATCACAATCACAGCTACTGATGAGGGCTCTCCTCCGTTCTCCActaataaaacactgcattTGAAAATAGCTGACGTCAACGACAACGCCCCTGTGTTCCAGCGTCAGTCCTACACCGCTTATGTGCTGGAGAATAACAGTCCTGGAGCGTCTATATTCGCAGTGACAGCGAGTGATAAAGACTCTGGGAACAACGCGCGGATTTCCTATTTTCTGGAGGACGCTCTGGTGAACAGAGTTCCGGCGTCCGCTTATATTTCAGTTCACGCGGAGAGCGGAGAGATCCTCGCTGTTCGTTCTTTTGATTACGAGCAAAGCAAAGAGTTTGATTTCCGCGTCAGAGCTCAGGACGGAGGGAGCCCCCCTCTCAGTAgcaatgtgagtgtgaagataGTGGTCCAGGACCAGAACGACAACGCCCCTCAGGTTCTGTACCCGGTCCAGACTGCTGGCTCTGTGCTGGCTGAGATGGTGCCTCGCTCAGCAGATGTGGGCTATCTGGTGACTAAAGTGGTGGCTGTTGATGTGGACTCTGGACAGAACGCCTGGCTCTCATATAAACTGCAGAAGGCCACAGACAGGGCGCTGTTTGAAGTGGGCGCACAGAATGGAGAAATAAGAACTGTCCGCCAAGTGAGCGATAAAGACGCTGTGAAACAGAAGCTCACTGTTGTAGTGGaggacaacgggcagccctctCGCTCAGCTACGGTCAATATTAACGTGGCGGTGGCCGACACTTTCCCTGAAGTGCTCTCGGAGTTCCCGGACCCTGCGCACGACAAGGACTACAACGACGACCTGACTTTCTATCTGGTCTTGGCCTTGGCCGTGGTGTCCTTCCTCTTCATCGTGTCCATCATAGCCATACTGTCCGTCAAATGCTACAGATGGAGACGGGAGCGGATGTTTTACAAATCCGGGGCCAATCTGCCGGTGATTCCATATTATCCCCCGCTTTACGCAGACGTAGGAGGCACAGGAACTTTACAGCATGTGTATAATTATGAGGTTTGTAGAACCACTGACTCCAGAAAGAGTGACCTGAAATATGCCAGACCTTCCACTGACAGCATCATTAGTCTGGACTCCACtgggacacacactctcacgcaTGCGCAGAGGGGGAAACTGAGCGTTGATTCTGAAGATCAG